A genomic segment from Aspergillus puulaauensis MK2 DNA, chromosome 1, nearly complete sequence encodes:
- the atg15 gene encoding triglyceride lipase ATG15 (COG:I;~EggNog:ENOG410PG9B;~InterPro:IPR002921,IPR029058;~SECRETED:SignalP(1-33);~go_process: GO:0006629 - lipid metabolic process [Evidence IEA]) — protein MEQPHRRTRKRHLMDMRSITLLMSLTLLSCVSAYRPVYFGSQESSPFPPPQIPLGDAPSLSRSHEFSLRHIVQRGAYEHPDLHRRLDIKPHTQLRAVSEDGTEGSEPADFHAPLVASSEPVTIERLADRRLSAIEEHLAAARNTGSAVTLSSSDWSMDTVAGPDVTDKKTVLTLAKMTANDYIEVPGSEDWQDINGKLNYSTSFGWQNDGLRGHIYADNTNSTIVISLKGTSPALFDGAGTTTNDKVNDNLFFSCCCGQGGSYLWRQVCDCQKSAYNANLTCIIEAMNDENRYYRASIDLYSNVTELYPNANVWLTGHSLGGAMSSLLGLTFGLPVVTFEAIPEALPAARLGLPSPPGKDPNLPQTRKNTGVYHFGHTADPVYMGTCNGVSSICTWGGYAMESACHTGQLCTYDTVADKGWRVAIGTHRIKAVISDVLEVYDDVPHCVPEEECYDCDLWKFFRSNGSESTTTSSPPTSTTSTTLTRTTTCETPGWWGCLDESTTTDPPTTTTTTTSTCKTPGWFGCKDPTSTTTTTTEAPTTTTTTCKNPGWFGCNDSTSSITTTTTTTTCKDPGWFGCRDPTSPTTPPTSASSTSTCETPGFFWGCYDTAAAAANHLITPAPEFPL, from the exons ATGGAGCAACCTCACAGGCGCACGAGAAAGCGCCATTTGATGGACATGAGGTCCATTACGCTACTTATGTCGCTTACCCTGCTTTCTTGCGTGTCTGCGTATCGCCCTGTATACTTCGGCTCACAGGAGTCATCCCCCTTCCCTCCACCACAAATTCCGTTGGGGGATGCTCCCTCACTGTCCAGATCGCATGAATTC AGCCTTCGCCACATCGTTCAGCGAGGGGCTTACGAGCACCCCGACCTTCACAGACGGCTCGACATCAAACCGCATACTCAACTCCGAGCCGTATCGGAAGATGGAACAGAAGGCTCTGAGCCTGCTGATTTTCACGCACCACTCGTTGCATCCTCCGAACCTGTCACCATTGAACGGCTGGCAGATCGACGCCTATCCGCAATTGAGGAGCACCTGGCGGCTGCAAGGAACACTGGATCGGCGGTCACTCTCTCATCGTCAGACTGGTCCATGGACACTGTAGCGGGACCTGATGTTACGGATAAAAAGACTGTTTTGACCTTGGCGAAGATGACGGCAAACGACTATATTGAAGTACCAGGATCCGAGGACTGGCAAGATATCAATGGTAAACTTAACTACTCGACTAGTTTTGGTTGGCAAAACGATGGACTCCGTGGCCACATATATGCGGATAATACGAACAGTACTATTGTTATCTCGCTCAAGGGAACCTCTCCCGCTCTTTTCGATGGCGCAGGGACGACCACCAACGACAAGGTGAATGAcaatctcttcttcagctgctgctgcggccaaGGTGGATCCTATCTATGGCGGCAGGTCTGTGATTGTCAAAAGTCTGCGTACAATGCAAATTTGACTTGCATCATTGAAGCTATGAACGACGAGAACCGTTACTACCGCGCCTCAATCGACTTGTATTCTAATGTCACCGAGTTATATCCGAACGCAAATGTGTGGCTGACGGGTCATTCATTGGGGGGTGCTATGTCTAGCTTGCTCGGGCTGACCTTTGGACTGCCTGTTGTCACCTTTGAAGCCATCCCTGAAGCACTTCCGGCTGCCCGATTAGGCTTGCCAAGCCCACCAGGGAAGGACCCAAATTTGCCCCAAACGAGGAAGAACACAGGGGTATATCACTTCGGACACACTGCGGATCCCGTCTACATGGGAACTTGTAACGGCGTCAGCTCTATATGTACATGGGGTGGCTATGCAATGGAGTCCGCATGCCACACTGGCCAGTTATGTACTTATGACACAGTCGCAGACAAGGGATGGCGCGTTGCAATTGGCACACATCGCATCAAAGCTGTTATCTCAGACGTTCTTGAGGTATATGATGACGTGCCGCATTGTGTGCCAGAGGAGGAATGTTATGACTGTGATCTGTGGAAATTCTTCCGCAGTAACGGCTCTGAAAGCACGACGACAAGCTCGCCTCctacttcaacaacctcgacCACATTGACCCGGACAACTACTTGTGAAACGCCTGGATGGTGGGGATGCCTCGATGAGAGTACAACCACTGATCCTCCAACAACTACCACTACGACCACATCTACCTGCAAAACCCCAGGTTGGTTTGGGTGCAAGGATCCCACGTcgaccacaacaacaaccactgAAGCGCctaccacaacaacaaccacctgcAAAAACCCAGGCTGGTTTGGGTGCAATGATTCTACGTCGAgcataacaacaacaacaacaacaacaacctgcaAGGATCCAGGATGGTTTGGCTGTCGCGACCCCACATCACCGACCACCCCGCCAACCTCCGCATCCTCAACTTCCACATGTGAAACCCCGGGGTTTTTCTGGGGTTGTTATGACACCGCAGCAGCTGCCGCCAACCACCTCATcacgccagcaccagaatTTCCACTTTGA
- a CDS encoding class I SAM-dependent methyltransferase (COG:I;~EggNog:ENOG410PG8P;~InterPro:IPR029063,IPR021829;~PFAM:PF13649,PF11899,PF01209,PF08242,PF08241, PF13489,PF13847;~TransMembrane:1 (o20-40i)), which translates to MSSLASGPAGFLQSGLDRHYVSIAGAAFFVCALVAVVLVMGSQRRNKVDYNSGIFSYLKFIYASFLKPHNKGSNGQQDALESFYSTQATVYDSTRKRLLCGREDMLGLVAAQLKYKVENKELQKGKAIWVDIGGGTGYNIEAMAAFVPVAEFFSQVYLVDLSPSLCEVARQRFERLGWKNITVVCQDARSFRLPEENVDPAKNPGSGADVVTMSYSLSMIPDYYSVVDSLGNLVKPSGLLGVCDFYVQSIVDVSTRNYIGGAFNRHVNWLGRAFWRAWFEADRVNLDAARRDYLEYRFGTVISASERNYLLGGIPYYIFVGRQKDISPNQASREAIEKLDASFTESPYLSPANHRKEMDNAVVKSTQEIRSKAYESAVINLSANLPLPASFYQNHHYRIFYNDLLPKHTQFQNEYIYAFTWEDPRVDHRLLNINRDDVILAITSAGDNILDYLQKSPRRVHAVDLNPNQNHLLELKVACFIALGHRDVWKIFGEGKHAEFRDLLISRLSPHLSSQAFQYWLEHTQVFSSSSGRGLYETGGSRHAIKMVRYIFKAFGMEGQVKKLCEAQTLAEQREIWPRIRSVLMSKPLHWAVVSTEWFAWKAAGVPRNQRNMIVDDYFKRNGLTKEMNNAKDLSGKSIWEYVVDTLDPVVQETMISNDNYFYYLCLQGQFSRRCAPTYLTPQAHVKLSSPGAFDGLRIHTDEINEVIGRITPRSLTIAVVMDSMDWFDPESTDASAQALKFNHALKLDGRILLRSASIEPWYIKDFEQNGFRCRRVGARFSGSCIDRVNMYASTWICTKTEEIEQLSQDKRSNSVDHLEL; encoded by the exons ATGAGCTCTCTCGCCAGTGGCCCTGCTGGATTCCTCCAGAGTGGCCTTGACCGTCACTATGTTTCCATTGCAGGCGCTGCATTCTTTGTCTGCGCACTTGTCGCGGTTGTCCTCGTTATGGGGTCGCAGAGGCGCAATAAGGTCGATTACAACAGTGGAATCTTCAGCTACCTGAAATTCATTTATGCCAGCTTCCTGAAACCCCATAATAAAGGCAGCAACGGTCAGCAGGATGCATTGGAGAGCTTCTATTCTACTCAA GCTACAGTATACGATTCTACTCGAAAGCGCCTTCTATGTGGTCGAGAGGACATGCTTGGTCTCGTTGCTGCCCAGCTCAAGTACAAGGTTGAGAACAAGGAGCTTCAGAAAGGAAAGGCGATTTGGGTCGAT ATTGGTGGCGGCACTGG ATACAACATCGAAGCCATGGCCGCGTTCGTTCCCGTCGCGGAGTTCTTCTCCCAGGTCTACCTCGTCGATCTATCTCCGTCTCTATGTGAAGTTGCGCGCCAACGCTTCGAGCGATTAGGATGGAAGAATATCACAGTGGTCTGCCAGGATGCACGCTCGTTCCGTTTACCGGAAGAGAACGTCGACCCGGCAAAGAATCCTGGATCCGGTGCCGATGTGGTCACAATGAGCTACAGTCTGTCAATGATCCCAG ATTATTACAGCGTGGTGGACTCGCTGGGAAACCTGGTGAAGCCGTCTGGCTTACTTGGTGTCTGCGACTTTTACG TCCAAAGCATTGTCGATGTCTCTACCAGAAATTACATTGGTGGCGCCTTCAACCGACACGTTAATTGGTTAGGTCGTGCATTCTGGCGCGCCTGGTTCGAGGCAGACCGTGTGAACCTTGATGCTGCTCGCCGAGACTACTTGGAATATCGTTTCGGAACCGTGATCTCAGCAAGTGAGCGGAACTACCTTCTCGGTGGTATCCCTTACTACATTTTTGTTGGACGTCAAAAGGATATCTCTCCAAACCAGGCCAGCCGTGAGGCTATCGAGAAGTTGGACGCATCCTTCACAGAATCGCCGTATCTCTCTCCGGCCAACCACCGCAAGGAGATGGATAATGCTGTTGTCAAGAGCACGCAGGAGATTCGGTCCAAGGCATATGAATCGGCCGTGATCAACTTGAGCGCCAACCTTCCCCTCCCCGCATCCTTCTACCAAAACCACCATTACCGTATTTTCTACAACGACCTCCTCCCGAAGCATACGCAATTCCAAAACGAGTACATCTATGCCTTTACCTGGGAAGACCCTCGGGTTGACCACCGACTACTGAACATTAATCGTGACGACGTCATCCTGGCCATCACAAGTGCTGGCGATAACATCTTGGATTATTTGCAGAAGAGCCCGCGTCGCGTTCATGCGGTTGATTTGAACCCGAATCAGAACCATCTTCTTGAGCTTAAGGTCGCCTGTTTTATCGCCCTCGGCCACAGGGATGTTTGGAAGATCTTTGGTGAGGGAAAGCATGCCGAATTCCGTGATCTCTTGATTTCGCGCCTCAGCCCTCACCTATCCAGCCAGGCTTTCCAGTACTGGCTTGAGCACACTCAGGTcttttcctcatcttcaGGCCGAGGTCTCTATGAGACCGGCGGCTCTCGCCACGCAATCAAGATGGTCCGCTATATCTTCAAGGCCTTCGGTATGGAGGGCCAAGTAAAGAAGCTTTGCGAGGCTCAAACCCTAGCTGAGCAACGTGAAATCTGGCCGCGGATTCGCTCCGTTCTTATGAGCAAGCCTCTTCACTGGGCAGTGGTTAGTACTGAGTGGTTCGCATGgaaagctgctggtgttCCTCGCAACCAGCGAAACATGATCGTTGACGATTACTTCAAGCGCAACGGTCTTACAAAGGAGATGAATAATGCTAAGGACCTCAGCGGCAAATCAATCTGGGAATATGTGGTGGACACATTGGATCCTGTTGTCCAAGAGACAATGATCAGCAATGACAACTACTTCTACTACCTGTGCTTGCAGGGTCAATTTTCAAGAAG ATGCGCCCCGACCTACCTTACCCCTCAAGCACATGTCAAGCTATCATCTCCAGGCGCATTTGATGGCCTACGTATCCACACAGACGAGATCAACGAAGTTATCGGGCGTATCACGCCTCGAAGCCTCACAATCGCCGTG GTCATGGACTCAATGGACTGGTTCGACCCAGAAAGTACAGACGCCTCCGCACAAGCGCTGAAATTCAACCATGCCCTGAAGCTAGATGGCCgaatcctcctccgctcTGCGAGCATCGAACCCTGGTACATCAAGGACTTCGAGCAAAATGGCTTCAGGTGTCGACGTGTTGGAGCCCGTTTCTCAGGTTCCTGCATTGACCG TGTGAACATGTACGCGTCTACCTGGATCTGCACAAAGACAGAAGAAATTGAGCAATTGTCGCAAGACAAGCGGTCAAATAGCGTGGATCATCTGGAGCTTTAA
- the echA gene encoding enoyl-CoA hydratase echA (COG:I;~EggNog:ENOG410PHEJ;~InterPro:IPR029045,IPR001753,IPR014748,IPR018376;~PFAM:PF16113,PF00378;~go_function: GO:0003824 - catalytic activity [Evidence IEA]), translated as MFARQAPRFFSARTTTYFARVRLYSSASPSYEHILTSIPKPGVGLITLNRPKALNALSSPLFKELNDALSKYDESKDIGAIVITGSEKAFAAGADIKEMAPLTFSAAYSNNFIAPWSHLATSIRKPVIAAVSGYALGGGCELALMCDVIYCTSSATFGQPEIKLGVIPGAGGSQRLTAAVGKSKAMELILTGNNFSGKEAGEWGVAAKVVEGGKDELLGEALKTAEKIAGYSQVATVAAKEVVNKSQELGVREGVEYERRLFHGLFGSQDQKIGMTAFAEKRKPEWSNE; from the exons ATGTTCGCCCGTCAAGCTCCCCGATTCTTCTCTGCGCGAACTACAACCTACTTCGCCCGCGTCCGCCTATActcttccgcttctccgAGCTATGAGCACATCCTCACCTCAATCCCGAAGCCAGGAGTTGGCCTGA TTACCCTCAACCGCCCCAAAGCCCTCAACGCCCTCTCCAGCCCACTCTTCAAAGAACTCAACGATGCGCTCTCCAAATACGATGAAAGCAAGGACATCGGCGCTATCGTCATCACCGGGAGCGAGAAAGCCTTTGCCG CCGGCGCCGACATCAAAGAAATGGCCCCCCTAACCTTCTCCGCCGCCTATAGTAACAACTTCATAGCCCCATGGTCGCACCTCGCAACTTCAATCCGCAAGCCCGTCATTGCCGCTGTGTCCGGCTACGCCCTTGGCGGTGGCTGCGAACTCGCTCTGATGTGCGATGTCATCTACTGCACGTCCTCGGCCACTTTCGGACAGCCCGAAATAAAGCTTGGCGTTATCCCCGGTGCGGGGGGGTCGCAACGTCTCACGGCTGCTGTGGGGAAGAGTAAGGCGATGGAATTGATTTTGACAGGGAATAACTTTAGTGGAAAGGAGGCCGGAGAATGGGGTGTTGCGGCTAAGGTTGTTGAAGGTGGGAAGGATGAATTGCTTGGAGAGGCGCTCAagacggcggagaagatcgcGGGATACAGTCAGGTTGCGACTGTTGCGGCGAAGGAGGTTGTGAATAAGAGCCAGGAATTGGGAGTGAGGGAGGGAGTGGAATATGAGCGGAGATTGTTCCATGGGCTGTTTGGAAGTCAGGATCAGAAGATTG GTATGACTGCGTTcgcggagaagaggaagcctGAATGGTCGAACGAGTAA
- a CDS encoding Rer1 family protein (BUSCO:EOG09265ANI;~COG:U;~EggNog:ENOG410PM5F;~InterPro:IPR004932;~PFAM:PF03248;~TransMembrane:4 (i38-56o62-79i123-142o148-165i);~go_component: GO:0016021 - integral component of membrane [Evidence IEA]) produces MDVPEPEQTPFTAVSAQTSKLARQYQTYLDASTPFTTYRWIGTAVLLLVFFLRIIFAQGWYIVAYTVGIYLLNLFLLFLQPKFDPSLTQDEGLEDGDAGSPSLPTRQDDEFRPFIRRLPEFKFWHSATRALAIGFVCTWFTIFDIPVFWPVLVVYWILLFVLTMRRQIQHMIKYRYVPFSFGKTRYGRS; encoded by the exons ATGGATGTTCCTGAGCCCGAGCAAACGCCGTTTACTGCGGTCTCCGCGCAAACCTCGAAACTTGCTAGA CAATACCAAACCTACCTTGATGCTTCGACGCCATTCACCACCTATCGCTGGATAGGCACCGCTGTTCTTCTACTCGTCTTCTTTCTGAGAATTATCTTCGCTCAGGGGTGGTACATTG TCGCATACACCGTTGGAATTTACCTCCTaaacctcttcctcctgttCTTGCAACCAAAATTCGACCCCTCTCTTACACAAGATGAGGGCCTCGAGGACGGCGACGCAGGCTCCCCTAGCCTCCCCACAAGGCAGGACGACGAGTTCCGTCCTTTCATCCGACGTCTCCCCGAGTTCAAGTTCTGGCATTCCGCCACGCgcgccctcgccatcggATTCGTCTGCACCTGGTTCACCATCTTTGATATTCCGGTCTTCTGGCCTGTCTTGGTCGTTTACTGGATCCTGTTGTTTGTCTTGACGA TGCGCCGACAAATTCAACACATGATCAAATACCGCTACGTGCCTTTCTCCTTCGGAAAGACCCGATACGGCCGCTCATAG
- a CDS encoding putative MFS alpha-glucoside transporter (COG:G;~EggNog:ENOG410PJ5K;~InterPro:IPR005829,IPR005828,IPR003663,IPR036259, IPR020846;~PFAM:PF00083,PF07690;~TransMembrane:10 (i54-71o134-154i161-184o196-219i231-248o357-376i383-404o416-439i451-472o484-502i);~go_component: GO:0016020 - membrane [Evidence IEA];~go_component: GO:0016021 - integral component of membrane [Evidence IEA];~go_function: GO:0022857 - transmembrane transporter activity [Evidence IEA];~go_process: GO:0055085 - transmembrane transport [Evidence IEA]) has product MMEPSKTQDVVTPVKDEASHGGHDSPNSMAKVVENAKLAAQKEQKMTLWQGIKLYPKAVIWSVIISTTIAMEGYDISLVNNFYAFEQFNRKYGELGSDGDYQVPARWQSGLSNGAYVGEIIGLLINGWASEKFGYRYTVMTCLVLITAWTAIFFTAPNVQALLAAEILAGIPWGVFQTLCVTYASEVCPVALRSYLTTYVNFCWGLGQLIGVGVIRAMIDRHDEWAYRIPYGLQWMWPLPLFIGIWLAPESPWWLVRKGKTQDAKRSLQRLTSPNGDTDFNADETVAMMVHTTALEQKITTGASYLDCFRGVDLRRTEIVCMVWAIQNLSGNSFSNYSTYFLQQAGLPDKSAYSFAMGQYGINMVGVFGAWFLMSLGVGRRNLYLYGLCGLCVMLLVMGFLGLVPEEHRTESSLATGSMMLIWALFYQSTVGTVAYSLVAEISTRRLQIKTVVLGRILYNIVAIICGVLTPYMVNPTAWDWGNFAGLFWGGICFLCIIYTFFRVPEPSGRTFAELDLLFERRVGARQFKNTQVDVFDETFEGRVVEDYQNQRRGPTVDAEMQGSVF; this is encoded by the exons ATGATGGAGCCCTCCAAGACTCAGGATGTGGTCACTCCAGTCAAAGATGAAGCGTCCCACGGTGGTCATGACTCTCCGAATTCAATGGCCAAGGTCGTTGAGAATGCGAAGTTGGCTGCTCAAAAAGAGCAGAAGATGACCCTGTGGCAGGGAATCAAACTCTACCCCAAAGCCGTTATTTGGAGTGTCATTATCTCTACTACCATTGCCATGGAGGGCTATGATATCTCGCTTGTCAATAACTTTTACGCTTTTGAGCAATTCAATCGCAAATACGGTGAACTGGGCTCTGATGGAGATTACCAGGTTCCTGCACGG TGGCAATCCGGTTTGAGTAACGGTGCGTACGTCGGAGAAATCATCGGCCTTTTGATCAACGGTTGGGCCTCTGAAAAATTTGGATACCGATACACTGTCATGACATGTCTTGTCCTCATCACCGCCTGGACCGCCATCTTCTTTACGGCTCCGAACGTCCAAGCCTTACTTGCTGCTGAAATCCTCGCCGGTATACCCTGGGGTGTCTTCCAGACACTATGCGTCACCTATGCGTCCGAAGTCTGCCCGGTTGCACTGCGCAGCTACCTTACGACCTACGTTAACTTCTGCTGGGGCTTGGGACAACTAATTGGTGTCGGCGTCATCCGGGCTATGATCGATCGTCACGACGAATGGGCTTATCGCATCCCGTATGGACTGCAATGGATGTGGCCGCTGCCACTCTTCATCGGAATTTGGCTAGCACCCGAATCACCTTGGTGGCTAGTCCGGAAGGGTAAGACGCAGGATGCGAAAAGATCTTTACAACGATTGACAAGTCCAAACGGAGACACCGATTTTAATGCGGACGAAACAGTCGCCATGATGGTCCACACCACAGCCTTAGAACAGAAGATCACTACCGGCGCTAGCTATCTGGACTGCTTTAGAGGAGTTGATCTGCGTCGCACAGAAATCGTCTGCATGGTGTGGGCTATTCAAAATCTCAGTGGCAACTCGTTCTCCAACTACTCGACATACTTTCTCCAGCAAGCAGGCCTCCCAGACAAATCGGCATATTCGTTTGCGATGGGGCAGTACGGCATCAACATGGTCGGTGTATTCGGTGCGTGGTTCCTAATGTCGTTGGGAGTCGGCCGCCGCAACCTCTACCTCTACGGCCTATGTGGTCTCTGCGTCATGCTGCTAGTTATGGGCTTCCTTGGTCTAGTCCCAGAGGAGCATCGGACTGAGTCCTCCCTCGCAACCGGGTCAATGATGCTTATATGGGCTTTGTTCTATCAGTCAACGGTTGGAACTGTAGCCTACTCGCTCGTTGCGGAAATCTCTACTCGTCGTTTGCAGATCAAGACCGTTGTCCTCGGCCGTATCCTGTATAACATTGTTGCCATCATCTGCGGCGTTCTAACGCCATATATGGTAAACCCCACTGCGTGGGACTGGGGCAATTTCGCCGGCCTTTTCTGGGGAGGCATCTGCTTCCTGTGCATCATATACACCTTCTTCCGCGTTCCCGAACCCAGCGGCCGCACTTTTGCCGAGCTCGACCTTCTCTTCGAGCGCCGAGTTGGTGCTCGCCAATTTAAAAATACACAAGTTGATGTCTTTGATGAGACGTTCGAGGGCCGAGTGGTGGAGGACTACCAAAACCAGAGGCGTGGGCCAACCGTTGATGCAGAAATGCAAGGTAGCGTGTTCTGA
- the fgaCat gene encoding catalase easC (COG:P;~EggNog:ENOG410PHHM;~InterPro:IPR018028,IPR011614,IPR024708,IPR002226, IPR020835,IPR024711,IPR037060,IPR010582;~PFAM:PF00199,PF06628;~go_function: GO:0004096 - catalase activity [Evidence IEA];~go_function: GO:0020037 - heme binding [Evidence IEA];~go_process: GO:0006979 - response to oxidative stress [Evidence IEA];~go_process: GO:0055114 - oxidation-reduction process [Evidence IEA]) codes for MGKDDEQKTYRYNETPVYTTSNGCPVMDPQASQRVGSNGPLLLQDFHLIDLLASFDRERIPERVVHAKGAGAYGEFEVTDDISDITVIDMLKGVGKKTKNFVRFSTVGGEKGSPDSARDPRGFALKFYTEEGNWDWVFNNTPVFFLRDPSKFPMFIHTQKRNPQTNLKDATMFWDYLSTHQEAVHQVMHLFSDRGTPYSYRHMNGYSGHTYKWIKPDGTFNYVQLHLKTDQGNKTFTNAEAGRLSAENPDWHTQDLFSAIARGEHPSWTCYVQVLSPEQAQKFRWNIFDLTKVWPQSEVPLRRFGRFTLNKNPENYFAEVEQAAFSPSHMVPGVEASADPVLQSRLFSYPDTHRHRLGTSNYQAIPVNCPLKSFTPFHRDGVMSVHGNHGANPNYPSTFRPLQYKPVKASQEHEKWAGAVVAEQLPVTDEDYVQANGLWQVLGRQPGQQDNFVGNVAGHLCNAHPRVRQATYGMFRRVNPDLGARLEKATEGNVTDAAKARL; via the exons atggGCAAAGACGACGAGCAAA AGACTTACCGTTATAATGAGACTCCGGTCTACACCACATCCAATGGCTGTCCT GTAATGGACCCTCAAGCCTCCCAGCGGGTTGGCTCCAACGggcctctcctcctccaggacTTCCACCTGATCGACCTTCTCGCCTCATTCGACCGTGAGCGCATTCCTGAGCGAGTGGTCCACGCCAAGGGCGCTGGCGCCTATGGCGAGTTCGAGGTTACCGACGATATCAGTGACATCACGGTCATTGACATGCTCAAGGGAGTTggcaagaagaccaagaactTTGTCCGTTTTTCAACCGTTGGAGGTGAAAAGGGCTCTCCCGACAGTGCGCGCGATCCTCGAGGATTTGCTCTTAAATTCTACACTGAGGAGGGTaactgggactgggtcttcaacaacactcctgtcttcttcctgcgcGACCCTAGCAAATTCCCCATGTTCATCCACACCCAAAAGCGCAACCCCCAAACCAACCTCAAGGACGCAACCATGTTCTGGGACTACCTCTCTACCCACCAGGAGGCCGTTCACCAGGTCATGCACCTCTTCAGCGACCGCGGCACCCCCTACTCTTACCGCCACATGAACGGCTACTCCGGTCACACCTACAAGTGGATCAAGCCCGACGGCACCTTCAACTACGTCCAGCTCCACCTGAAGACAGACCAGGGCAACAAGACCTTCACCAATGCTGAAGCCGGTCGCCTATCCGCTGAGAACCCCGACTGGCACACCCAGGACCTTTTCAGCGCCATCGCCCGCGGCGAGCACCCTTCGTGGACCTGCTACGTCCAGGTCCTGAGCCCCGAGCAGGCCCAAAAGTTCCGCTGGAACATCTTTGACCTCACCAAGGTCTGGCCTCAATCCGAAGTTCCCCTCCGCCGCTTCGGCCGCTTCACTCTCAACAAGAACCCCGAAAACTACTTTGCCGAAGTCGAGCAAGCCGccttctccccctcccacATGGTCCCAGGTGTCGAAGCCTCCGCCGACCCAGTCCTCCAATCCCGCCTTTTCTCATACCCAGACACCCACCGCCACCGTCTCGGCACCTCAAACTACCAAGCCATCCCCGTCAACTGCCCCCTCAAGTCATTCACACCCTTCCACCGCGACGGTGTCATGAGTGTACACGGCAACCACGGCGCAAACCCGAACTACCCATCCACCTTCCGTCCTCTGCAATACAAGCCCGTCAAGGCCTCTCAAGAACACGAGAAGTGGGCCGGTGCTGTTGTCGCCGAGCAGCTCCCCGTCACAGACGAGGACTACGTCCAGGCAAACGGCCTTTGGCAGGTTCTCGGCCGCCAGCCCGGACAGCAGGATAACTTCGTTGGTAACGTTGCGGGACACCTGTGCAATGCCCACCCGAGGGTCCGCCAGGCGACGTACGGAATGTTCCGCCGCGTGAACCCTGACCTTGGCGCGAGACTTGAGAAGGCTACCGAGGGAAATGTCACTGATGCTGCTAAGGCTCGTTTGTAA